In Halorientalis sp. LT38, a genomic segment contains:
- a CDS encoding HAD family hydrolase, with product MTEYDAVFFDIGGVIVSLPSIRQGYVDYLEAFAAEYDLEPGPALETWRETLGEHFKSAEGTEYMSAAEGYQKAFDAIVDGDVTREDWEPGFLQATKAAMEPEPNVVETIQVLDEAGLYLGIVSDIDTDEAHRMLDLFGLDDSFDGVTTSEAVGYKKPDRRMFEDALDRAGVDPAGAIHVGDRYDHDMQGASEMGIRTVAYNGTAFERAEEIGREGYRVDGDEAIDFAVADHRELLDVVGVRSADDATGDGN from the coding sequence ATGACCGAGTACGACGCCGTCTTCTTCGACATCGGCGGCGTGATCGTTTCGCTCCCCTCGATCCGGCAGGGCTACGTCGACTATCTCGAGGCGTTCGCCGCCGAGTACGACCTGGAGCCGGGACCCGCCCTGGAGACCTGGCGCGAGACGCTCGGCGAGCACTTCAAATCGGCCGAGGGGACGGAGTACATGTCCGCCGCCGAGGGGTACCAGAAGGCCTTCGACGCCATCGTCGACGGGGACGTGACCCGCGAGGACTGGGAACCCGGCTTCCTGCAGGCGACGAAGGCCGCGATGGAACCGGAACCGAACGTCGTCGAAACGATCCAGGTGCTCGACGAGGCAGGGCTGTACCTGGGGATCGTCTCCGACATCGACACGGACGAGGCCCACCGGATGCTCGACCTGTTCGGCCTGGACGATTCCTTCGACGGCGTGACCACGTCCGAGGCCGTCGGCTACAAGAAACCCGACCGCCGGATGTTCGAGGACGCCCTCGACCGCGCCGGCGTGGATCCCGCCGGTGCGATACACGTGGGCGACCGCTACGACCACGACATGCAGGGCGCGTCCGAGATGGGCATCCGCACAGTTGCCTACAACGGCACCGCCTTCGAGCGCGCCGAGGAAATCGGTCGTGAGGGCTACCGGGTCGACGGCGACGAGGCCATCGACTTCGCCGTCGCGGATCACCGCGAGTTGCTCGACGTTGTCGGCGTGCGTTCGGCCGACGACGCGACCGGGGACGGGAACTGA
- a CDS encoding MBL fold metallo-hydrolase: MNERGEQMQESHSVHRLETTVDWPPGNVAGYLVDCDEPVLFDTGMAGDDRREELIADLSEHGYELADVEHLVLTHPHTDHVGQVPAVLDAADPEVYAPAGVEERFERDVDELEAAVRENARLAGVQGGFLDKAVEMSVESLERDRGLLPSDAVDHWLPAGETVEIGPLTAETIHTPGHQADHLCYRTELDGDRVLFSGDMALGTFRPVAMHKGFDHGYEDAISGFYTALDRLGERDVDRVFTGHDQPHAEFDEVVERDREGLDHLLERTAEALENGSGETAVDIAYQRSGDRNMEYLVIETASALAHLEAEGVVTGETDEHGVRRYETA; encoded by the coding sequence ATGAACGAGCGAGGAGAGCAGATGCAGGAGTCCCACTCGGTTCACCGACTGGAGACGACCGTGGACTGGCCACCGGGGAACGTGGCGGGGTATCTCGTGGACTGCGACGAACCCGTCCTCTTCGACACCGGCATGGCCGGGGACGACCGTCGTGAGGAACTGATCGCGGACCTGTCCGAGCACGGCTACGAACTGGCGGACGTCGAGCACCTGGTTCTCACCCACCCGCACACCGACCACGTCGGCCAGGTGCCGGCCGTCCTCGACGCCGCCGACCCGGAGGTCTACGCCCCGGCCGGCGTCGAGGAGCGGTTCGAGCGCGACGTCGACGAACTGGAGGCCGCCGTCCGCGAGAACGCCCGCCTCGCCGGCGTCCAGGGCGGTTTCCTCGACAAGGCCGTCGAGATGTCAGTCGAGTCGCTCGAACGCGACCGGGGGCTGCTCCCGAGCGACGCCGTCGATCACTGGCTCCCGGCCGGCGAGACGGTCGAGATCGGCCCGCTCACCGCCGAGACGATCCACACGCCCGGCCACCAGGCCGACCACCTCTGCTACCGGACCGAACTCGATGGGGACCGCGTCCTCTTCTCCGGCGACATGGCGCTCGGCACGTTCCGCCCGGTCGCGATGCACAAGGGCTTCGACCACGGGTACGAGGACGCCATCAGCGGGTTCTACACCGCCCTCGATCGGTTGGGAGAGCGTGACGTCGACAGAGTGTTCACCGGGCACGATCAGCCCCACGCCGAGTTCGACGAGGTCGTCGAGCGCGACCGCGAGGGGCTCGACCACCTGCTCGAACGGACGGCGGAGGCCCTCGAGAACGGGAGCGGCGAGACGGCCGTCGACATCGCCTACCAGCGCTCGGGCGACCGGAACATGGAGTACCTCGTCATCGAGACGGCGAGCGCGCTCGCCCACCTCGAGGCCGAGGGCGTCGTGACCGGCGAGACCGACGAGCACGGCGTCCGCCGCTACGAGACGGCATGA
- a CDS encoding class I adenylate-forming enzyme family protein — MDFDDLGAEPLTGNAAGLHDRTAAVNGEHLAIEADGEELTHAELNDRAARFAGGLHDFGLAPDDRIVLYLPNCPAYVIAALGGLKAGTPVSFMNPQYKPREMVYQLEDTDAEAIITHWWLRSTVDDALAETDLDPVVITAGDREQVPEEDHHVDDVAGEPTHVERDAEDVALQPYTSGTTGRPKGVLLTHRNLRAQGLDMLREDDEKAPVTPAELKSLIWLPMYHITGFVHCGWQPLLFGGSLHLRSAMRWDPTDAMATIEEFGITQFVGVTTMYVDVVEDDAFGEYDLSSLEVAAEGGAKMSVAVQREFEETAGVKITEGYGLTETAGATHTEVETAFGHREGTVGQPLQMTDSKIVDESGEEVPPGEEGELLVRGPQVMTGYHDMPEATAESFTERGYFRTGDVARRDRDNYYEIVDRKTDIVVTAGYNVYPSEVEELLGEHDAVSEAAVVGVDDDRRNEVPVAYVVPHRDVEPGIDVTEDEIQAFALTELAEYKHPREVTFVDDLPRTTSGKIQKYKLGPDE; from the coding sequence ATGGACTTCGACGATCTCGGGGCCGAGCCCCTCACCGGGAACGCCGCGGGACTGCACGACCGGACGGCGGCGGTGAACGGCGAGCACCTCGCGATCGAGGCCGACGGCGAGGAACTGACACACGCGGAGCTGAACGATCGGGCAGCGCGATTCGCGGGCGGACTGCACGACTTCGGGCTCGCGCCCGACGACCGCATCGTCCTCTACCTGCCGAACTGCCCGGCCTACGTGATCGCCGCGCTGGGCGGGCTGAAGGCCGGGACGCCGGTCTCCTTCATGAACCCCCAGTACAAGCCCCGCGAGATGGTCTATCAACTGGAGGACACCGACGCCGAGGCCATCATCACCCACTGGTGGCTCCGCAGCACCGTCGACGACGCGCTCGCGGAGACCGATCTGGACCCCGTGGTGATAACCGCCGGTGACCGCGAGCAGGTCCCCGAGGAAGACCACCACGTCGACGACGTGGCCGGCGAGCCGACCCACGTCGAACGCGACGCGGAGGACGTGGCGCTGCAGCCGTACACGAGCGGGACGACCGGTCGGCCGAAAGGGGTGCTCCTGACCCACCGGAACCTGCGGGCGCAGGGGCTCGACATGCTCCGCGAGGACGACGAGAAAGCGCCGGTGACGCCGGCCGAACTGAAGAGCCTGATCTGGTTGCCGATGTACCACATCACGGGCTTCGTTCACTGCGGGTGGCAACCCCTGCTGTTCGGCGGGTCGCTCCACCTCCGGAGCGCGATGCGGTGGGACCCGACCGACGCGATGGCGACCATCGAGGAGTTCGGGATCACGCAGTTCGTCGGCGTCACGACGATGTACGTGGACGTGGTCGAGGACGACGCCTTCGGCGAGTACGACCTGTCCAGTCTTGAGGTCGCCGCCGAGGGCGGGGCGAAGATGTCCGTCGCGGTCCAGCGCGAGTTCGAGGAGACCGCCGGCGTCAAGATCACCGAGGGGTACGGATTGACGGAGACCGCCGGGGCGACCCACACCGAGGTCGAGACCGCCTTCGGCCACCGCGAGGGGACCGTCGGTCAGCCCTTGCAGATGACCGACTCGAAGATCGTCGACGAGTCCGGCGAGGAAGTGCCCCCCGGCGAGGAGGGAGAACTGCTGGTCCGCGGGCCCCAGGTGATGACGGGATATCACGACATGCCCGAGGCGACGGCCGAGTCCTTCACCGAGCGCGGCTACTTCCGGACCGGCGACGTGGCCCGGCGCGACCGGGACAACTACTACGAGATCGTCGACCGGAAGACGGACATCGTCGTCACGGCGGGGTACAACGTCTACCCCAGCGAGGTCGAGGAACTACTGGGCGAACACGACGCCGTGTCCGAAGCCGCCGTCGTCGGCGTCGACGACGACCGGCGCAACGAGGTCCCGGTCGCCTACGTCGTCCCGCATCGCGACGTCGAACCCGGCATCGACGTGACCGAAGACGAGATCCAGGCGTTCGCCCTCACGGAACTCGCCGAGTACAAACACCCGCGAGAGGTGACCTTCGTCGACGACCTCCCGCGGACGACCAGCGGCAAGATCCAAAAGTACAAACTCGGGCCCGACGAGTGA
- a CDS encoding ABC transporter permease yields the protein MNPLRELVGRFPSLLIARRNISRARTRSILAAAAIMIGVVAIGAIGAGGAAFKESQLNRIQEQGATNVYVAPGFDRETDYFDDDDVRAIEETVDPATVVATNSRTVEYRRRPGRRESVSSTYIEDPRLLYDVAAGGIPRHWRDGAVLSNEFAVRHGLAPGDRITLVEEVERESGTVEVTETYRVRAVLAETAAFGVDEVFLPIATADDRRYSQVRVTTASVEEAETASERLRDEFNGRKDSLLVLEFTSLVRLFRTIVDGINAFLAGLGSLSLLVAGVSIANTMLMSVTKRREEIGVLRAVGYSKADVVRILLAEAVLLGAIGAAAGVALALLVVVAANAVFLGSPFAFTTASVLYLAGAVAFGVGTSLVAGVYPAWRAANERPVESLRG from the coding sequence GTGAACCCGCTGCGCGAACTCGTGGGCCGGTTCCCGTCGCTATTGATCGCCCGGCGGAACATCTCCCGGGCAAGGACGCGGTCGATCCTGGCGGCGGCTGCGATCATGATCGGCGTCGTCGCCATCGGTGCGATCGGCGCCGGGGGCGCGGCGTTCAAGGAGAGCCAGCTGAACCGGATCCAGGAGCAGGGGGCGACGAACGTCTACGTCGCGCCCGGGTTCGACAGGGAGACGGACTACTTCGACGACGACGACGTGCGGGCGATCGAGGAGACCGTCGATCCCGCGACCGTCGTGGCGACCAACTCAAGAACCGTCGAGTACCGGCGCCGCCCCGGGCGACGGGAGTCGGTCTCGTCGACCTACATCGAGGACCCCAGACTCCTCTACGACGTCGCGGCCGGTGGCATTCCGCGCCACTGGCGGGACGGCGCGGTCCTGTCCAACGAGTTCGCCGTCCGGCACGGACTGGCGCCCGGTGACCGGATCACGCTGGTCGAAGAGGTAGAGCGCGAGTCCGGGACGGTCGAGGTGACGGAGACCTACCGGGTGCGGGCGGTGCTCGCCGAGACGGCCGCCTTCGGCGTCGACGAGGTGTTCCTGCCGATCGCGACGGCCGACGACCGCCGGTACAGTCAGGTCCGGGTGACGACCGCGTCGGTCGAGGAGGCCGAAACGGCGTCCGAGCGACTCCGCGACGAGTTCAACGGCCGGAAAGACAGCCTGCTGGTGCTCGAGTTCACCTCGCTGGTGCGCCTGTTCAGGACGATCGTCGACGGGATCAACGCCTTCCTGGCGGGACTTGGCTCGCTCTCCCTGCTCGTCGCCGGCGTCTCCATCGCCAACACGATGCTGATGTCGGTGACCAAGCGCCGCGAGGAGATCGGCGTCCTCCGGGCGGTCGGGTACTCGAAGGCCGACGTCGTCCGAATCTTGCTCGCCGAGGCGGTGTTGCTGGGTGCCATCGGGGCGGCCGCCGGGGTCGCGCTGGCGCTACTCGTCGTGGTGGCGGCGAATGCCGTCTTCCTCGGGAGTCCCTTCGCGTTCACGACCGCCTCCGTACTCTATCTCGCGGGCGCGGTGGCGTTCGGCGTCGGGACGAGCCTCGTCGCCGGGGTCTACCCGGCCTGGCGGGCAGCCAACGAACGGCCGGTGGAGTCCCTGCGGGGGTAA